In Astatotilapia calliptera chromosome 23, fAstCal1.2, whole genome shotgun sequence, a genomic segment contains:
- the xcr1a.1 gene encoding chemokine (C motif) receptor 1a, duplicate 1, whose amino-acid sequence MSTNSSQDPLNSTYDYYYEDEICDKSGVVTFGSFAIPIFFSVVITLSLTGNILVLIILALYEKLKSLTNIFILNLAISDLVFTVGLPFWAIYHVKGWVFSEILCKVVTFIFFTGFYSSILFLTIMTIYRYLAVVHPLSDLSTPKHSTGVFLSVLIWIISTGAAMPSLLFSSITKVHHKDKESQGCEYNHPMWETVGVIQQNGFFLVAFVVMAFCYIQILERITRTRSHTKNRAVKLVFCIVTVFFIGWVPYNVVIFLRALPAHVVPSLIECKASTQLDYAFYVCRLIAFSHCCLNPVFYAFVGVKFRSHLKLMLHRFIRRQSPVEEQQVRMQNLVSHGSMY is encoded by the coding sequence ATGTCAACTAATTCCAGCCAAGATCCATTAAACAGCACTTATGACTATTACTACGAGGATGAAATTTGTGATAAGAGTGGAGTGGTGACATTTGGATCCTTTGCCATTCCGATTTTCTTCTCTGTTGTGATCACACTGAGCCTGACAGGAAACATTCTTGTCCTCATAATCCTGGCTTTGTATGAAAAACTTAAATCTCTGACCAACATTTTCATCCTCAACTTGGCCATCTCTGACCTCGTCTTCACCGTCGGTCTTCCTTTCTGGGCCATTTACCACGTCAAGGGATGGGTGTTTTCTGAAATTCTCTGCAAAGTTGTGACTTTTATCTTCTTCACTGGGTTTTACAGCAGCATTCTCTTCCTGACCATCATGACCATCTACAGATACCTGGCTGTGGTCCATCCTCTGTCTGATCTCAGCACACCGAAACACTCCACCGGGGTGTTTCTGTCTGTCCTGATTTGGATAATCAGCACTGGAGCAGCCATGCCCTCCCTCCTCTTCAGCTCGATCACCAAGGTCCACCACAAAGATAAAGAGTCACAGGGCTGTGAATATAATCATCCCATGTGGGAAACTGTTGGTGTCATCCAACAGAATGGTTTCTTCCTAGTTGCTTTTGTAGTCATGGCTTTTTGCTACATTCAAATACTAGAAAGAATCACAAGAACAAGATCTCACACGAAGAACAGAGCAGTCAAGTTGGTATTCTGTATAGTTACTGTGTTCTTCATTGGCTGGGTGCCGTACAATGTTGTAATCTTTTTGAGGGCCTTGCCTGCTCATGTGGTCCCATCACTAATTGAATGTAAAGCAAGCACCCAGCTTGACTATGCATTTTACGTGTGCAGGCTCATTGCTTTCTCCCACTGTTGCCTCAACCCCgttttttatgcatttgttgGTGTGAAGTTTAGGAGTCATTTAAAGTTAATGCTACATCGATTCATCCGACGACAAAGTCCAGTCGAGGAACAACAGGTTAGAATGCAAAACTTAGTCTCACATGGATCAATGTACTAG
- the LOC113016623 gene encoding chemokine XC receptor 1-like — protein MANPANLTYGNFSYDYYYEDEICDKSGVVIFGSFAIPIFSVVITLSLTGNILVLIILALYEKLKSLTNIFILNLAISDLVFTVGLPFWAIYHVKGWVFSEILCKVVTFIFFTGFYSSILFLTIMTIYRYLAVVHPLSDLSTPKHSIGVFLSVLIWIISTGAAMPSLLFSSITKVHHKDKESQGCEYIDPLWETIGVIQQNGFFLVAFAVMTFCFIIIVRITRTRSHTSNKAVKLVFCRVALFFSAWVPYNVVIFLRVLPAHVVPSLVECEASTQLDYAFYACRLIAFSHCCLNPICYAFVDVKFRSHLKLLQVRMENLISRRTMY, from the coding sequence ATGGCAAATCCAGCCAATTTAACCTATGGTAACTTCAGCTATGACTATTACTACGAGGATGAAATCTGTGATAAGAGTGGAGTGGTGATATTTGGATCCTTTGCCATTCCGATTTTCTCTGTTGTGATCACACTGAGCCTGACAGGAAACATTCTTGTCCTCATAATCCTGGCTTTGTATGAAAAACTTAAATCTCTGACCAACATTTTCATCCTCAACTTGGCCATCTCTGACCTCGTCTTCACCGTCGGTCTTCCTTTCTGGGCCATTTACCACGTCAAGGGATGGGTGTTTTCTGAAATTCTCTGCAAAGTTGTGACTTTTATCTTCTTCACTGGGTTTTACAGCAGCATTCTCTTCCTGACCATCATGACCATCTACAGATACCTGGCTGTGGTCCATCCTCTGTCTGATCTCAGCACACCGAAACACTCCATCGGGGTGTTTCTGTCTGTCCTGATTTGGATAATCAGCACTGGAGCAGCCATGCCCTCCCTCCTCTTCAGCTCAATCACCAAGGTCCACCACAAAGATAAAGAGTCACAGGGCTGTGAATATATTGATCCACTGTGGGAAACCATTGGTGTCATCCAACAGAATGGTTTCTTCCTAGTTGCTTTTGCAGTCATGACTTTTTGCTTCATAATAATTGTGAGAATCACAAGAACAAGATCTCACACAAGCAACAAAGCAGTCAAATTAGTCTTCTGCAGAGTTGCTCTATTCTTCAGTGCCTGGGTGCCGTACAATGTTGTAATCTTTTTGAGGGTCTTGCCTGCTCATGTGGTCCCGTCATTAGTTGAATGTGAAGCAAGCACCCAGCTTGACTATGCATTCTATGCTTGCAGGCTCATTGCTTTCTCCCACTGTTGCCTGAATCCCATCTGTTATGCATTTGTTGATGTGAAGTTTAGGAGTCATTTAAAGTTATTGCAGGTTAGAATGGAAAACCTCATATCACGTAGAACAATGTACTAG